A genomic region of Pontibaca methylaminivorans contains the following coding sequences:
- a CDS encoding ABC transporter substrate-binding protein — MKRFMYTSALAVVAASAGVGMAQAQEDCGSVVIASMNWQSAEVLSEVDKFILENGYGCSAEIITSDTVPALTSMIEKGQPDVAPEGWVDLLPDVVDRGIADGKIVSAGPALSDGAVQGWWIPKYLADEHPDIKTISDALDHPELFPAPEDPSKGAVYNGPQGWGGTAVSEQLFKAYDGAEKGFVLVDSGSAAGLDGSMAKAYERQDGWLGYYWAPTSMLGKYDMVKLDHGAELDMDQWENCITVPECPDPQPTDWPVDSVETLLTTDFAERAGDGVMEYYKARSWSNDTVNALMAWMTDNQASGEDAAIYFLQNNEDLWKEWLPEDVAEKIRDSIN; from the coding sequence ATGAAACGATTCATGTATACCAGCGCGCTTGCCGTTGTCGCCGCTTCGGCGGGGGTCGGCATGGCACAGGCGCAGGAGGACTGCGGCTCGGTCGTGATCGCGAGCATGAACTGGCAGTCGGCCGAGGTGCTGTCCGAGGTGGACAAGTTCATCCTCGAGAACGGCTATGGCTGCAGCGCCGAGATCATCACCAGCGACACGGTCCCGGCGCTCACGTCGATGATCGAGAAAGGGCAGCCGGACGTCGCACCCGAAGGCTGGGTCGACCTGCTGCCCGACGTGGTGGATCGCGGTATTGCGGACGGCAAGATCGTCTCGGCCGGGCCGGCCCTGTCGGACGGCGCGGTGCAGGGCTGGTGGATCCCGAAATACCTGGCCGACGAGCATCCCGATATCAAGACGATCTCGGATGCGCTCGATCATCCCGAACTCTTCCCCGCGCCCGAGGATCCCTCGAAGGGGGCGGTCTATAACGGGCCGCAGGGCTGGGGTGGAACCGCGGTTTCGGAACAGCTTTTCAAGGCCTATGACGGGGCGGAAAAGGGCTTTGTCCTCGTGGACAGCGGTTCGGCCGCCGGGCTCGACGGTTCCATGGCCAAGGCTTACGAGCGTCAGGACGGCTGGCTTGGCTATTACTGGGCCCCGACCAGCATGCTCGGCAAATACGACATGGTGAAGCTCGACCATGGCGCGGAGCTCGACATGGACCAGTGGGAAAACTGCATCACCGTGCCCGAATGTCCCGATCCGCAGCCGACCGACTGGCCCGTGGACAGCGTCGAGACGCTGCTGACGACCGATTTCGCCGAACGTGCCGGCGACGGGGTGATGGAATATTACAAGGCCCGCTCCTGGTCCAACGACACCGTGAACGCGCTCATGGCCTGGATGACCGACAATCAGGCGAGCGGCGAGGACGCGGCAATCTATTTCCTCCAGAACAACGAAGACCTCTGGAAAGAATGGCTCCCCGAAGACGTGGCGGAAAAGATCCGCGACAGCATCAACTGA
- a CDS encoding GGDEF domain-containing protein — MTGEISLPRGALDLLCPMHALLDGEGRFRHAGPALLRLGGGGLVGQRFLDVFAVTRPRGVDHHALLRAPMRLQLELRDHPDTTLRGIAMPVADGAVVNLGFGISVRDAVRVHGLGGSDFAPTDPTVEMLYLLEAKSAAMGAAKRLALRLEDARAEAEERALSDPLTGLANRRALDLALARMGAAGEGVSVMQLDLDRFKTVNDTMGHAAGDEVLRQTAQIMANAIRGDDMVARLGGDEFVLVFKEITAPSRLAAIARRLISALERPIPLAGGEIRISASIGIARAAAAEPWLPARLLGMADHALYRAKRAGRGRYFLHGPITGTGGGTGGTDTLQVRE; from the coding sequence ATGACAGGGGAGATCTCGCTTCCCCGGGGGGCGCTGGACCTGCTCTGCCCCATGCACGCCCTGCTGGACGGGGAGGGACGCTTTCGCCATGCGGGCCCGGCGCTCCTGCGGCTCGGCGGCGGCGGCCTGGTCGGGCAGCGGTTCCTCGATGTCTTTGCCGTGACACGCCCGCGCGGGGTCGATCACCATGCCCTCCTGCGCGCGCCCATGCGGCTGCAGCTCGAGCTGCGCGACCACCCGGACACGACCCTTCGGGGCATCGCCATGCCGGTTGCGGATGGTGCGGTCGTCAATCTCGGCTTCGGCATTTCGGTGCGCGACGCGGTGCGGGTTCACGGGCTTGGCGGTTCCGATTTCGCCCCGACCGACCCGACGGTCGAGATGCTCTATCTGCTCGAGGCGAAATCCGCGGCAATGGGGGCGGCAAAGCGTCTTGCCCTGCGGCTGGAGGATGCCCGCGCCGAGGCCGAGGAACGTGCGCTGTCCGATCCGCTCACCGGACTTGCGAACCGCCGGGCGCTCGATCTGGCGCTTGCCCGGATGGGCGCGGCGGGTGAGGGGGTCTCGGTGATGCAGCTCGACCTTGATCGTTTCAAGACCGTGAACGACACCATGGGCCATGCGGCGGGGGATGAAGTGCTGCGGCAGACGGCGCAGATCATGGCCAATGCGATTCGCGGCGACGACATGGTCGCGCGCCTGGGCGGCGATGAATTCGTCCTTGTATTCAAGGAGATCACAGCACCTTCGCGGCTCGCCGCCATAGCGCGCCGCCTGATCAGTGCATTGGAGCGGCCGATTCCGCTGGCCGGCGGCGAGATTCGGATTTCGGCGAGCATCGGCATCGCCCGGGCCGCGGCAGCCGAACCATGGCTGCCCGCGCGGTTGCTCGGGATGGCCGATCATGCGCTTTACCGGGCAAAGCGCGCCGGGCGGGGGCGGTATTTCCTGCACGGGCCGATAACCGGGACCGGCGGCGGCACGGGCGGGACCGACACCCTGCAGGTGCGGGAATGA
- the thyX gene encoding FAD-dependent thymidylate synthase, with translation MPLSPDQQSEIDEARAKPRETLRCVAPGLEAALYTAHPVLDHGFVRVIDYMGDDSAICQAARVSYGRGTKSVSNDEGLIRYLMRHWHSTPFEMCEIKLHVKLPIFVARQWIRHRTANVNEYSARYSILDREFYIPAPEHLAAQSDINRQGRGTTLEGETAARVLEILKADSARAYDNYLTMISDEGQQGLARELARMNLPANIYTQWYWKTDLHNLFHFLRLRADAHAQYEIRAYADVIGQIVAQWVPIAWRAFSDYRLGGAQLSAPELAVLRRMLKGESVSEEGSGLSAREWREFHALFD, from the coding sequence ATGCCGCTTTCGCCCGACCAGCAGTCCGAGATCGACGAAGCGCGCGCAAAACCGCGCGAAACCCTGCGCTGCGTGGCGCCGGGGCTCGAGGCCGCGCTTTACACGGCCCACCCGGTGCTCGACCACGGTTTCGTGCGGGTGATCGACTATATGGGCGACGACAGCGCCATCTGTCAGGCCGCGCGCGTTTCCTACGGCAGGGGAACCAAGTCGGTCAGCAATGATGAGGGGCTGATCCGCTACCTGATGCGGCACTGGCACTCGACCCCTTTCGAGATGTGCGAGATCAAGCTCCATGTCAAACTGCCGATCTTCGTCGCGCGCCAGTGGATCCGCCACCGCACCGCCAATGTGAACGAATATTCCGCGCGCTATTCGATTCTGGACCGCGAATTCTACATTCCCGCCCCCGAACATCTGGCCGCGCAGTCGGACATCAACCGGCAGGGGCGCGGCACGACGCTCGAAGGCGAAACCGCCGCGCGGGTGCTCGAGATCCTCAAGGCCGACAGTGCGCGCGCCTATGACAATTACCTCACGATGATTTCGGACGAGGGCCAGCAGGGGCTTGCGCGCGAGCTGGCGCGGATGAACCTTCCGGCCAATATCTATACCCAGTGGTACTGGAAGACGGATCTGCACAATCTGTTTCATTTCCTGCGCCTGCGGGCCGATGCTCATGCGCAGTATGAAATCCGCGCCTACGCCGATGTGATCGGGCAGATCGTTGCGCAATGGGTGCCGATCGCCTGGCGGGCCTTTTCGGATTATCGCCTGGGCGGCGCCCAACTGAGCGCGCCGGAACTTGCGGTGCTGCGGCGCATGCTGAAGGGTGAATCCGTCAGCGAAGAGGGCTCCGGCCTTTCGGCGCGCGAATGGCGCGAATTCCACGCCCTGTTCGACTGA
- a CDS encoding heme NO-binding domain-containing protein has translation MHGLIFTAIQSFFTSTYGWARWKTVMSRLGTGTNGFEAMLPYPPDLFEALLATVGDELGRSRAGLLEDVGTYLVSHPETEALRRLLRFGGESYVDFLHSLDELPGRARLAVDDLDLPPLELREEAGNRFTLLCGEGLPGFPDVLAGVVRAMADDYGALVLLERREATARGGGLIVITLVEPSFSRGREFRLGAAGP, from the coding sequence ATGCACGGGCTGATTTTCACGGCGATACAGTCCTTTTTCACCAGCACCTACGGGTGGGCGCGGTGGAAAACCGTCATGTCCCGGCTCGGAACCGGAACGAACGGGTTCGAGGCGATGCTGCCCTATCCGCCTGACCTGTTCGAGGCATTGCTTGCAACGGTCGGAGACGAACTCGGGCGGTCCCGTGCCGGGCTGCTGGAGGATGTCGGCACCTATCTCGTCTCCCACCCCGAGACCGAGGCACTGCGCCGCCTGTTGCGCTTCGGCGGCGAGAGCTATGTGGATTTCCTGCATTCGCTTGACGAACTTCCGGGGCGTGCGCGGCTGGCGGTGGATGACCTGGACCTGCCGCCGCTCGAACTGCGCGAGGAGGCCGGCAATCGCTTTACCCTTCTCTGCGGCGAGGGCCTGCCCGGATTCCCGGACGTTCTTGCCGGAGTGGTGCGGGCCATGGCGGACGACTACGGCGCGCTCGTGCTGCTTGAGCGCCGCGAGGCGACCGCGCGCGGGGGCGGGCTGATCGTCATCACCCTGGTGGAGCCGTCCTTTTCCCGCGGCCGCGAATTCCGCCTCGGGGCGGCGGGCCCATGA
- a CDS encoding ABC transporter permease has protein sequence MDWLTTFPHMETSKLSALKRAIDAGFRDFTRTYGSGIESFFDPLQYFLVQSERFLTQTPWPIILLGIAAIAWVASRNWKVVAGTVITLLIIGYFDMWTDTMKTVSMILVCTILAITVGIPLGILMAKANWAQRIMNPILDVMQTMPSFVYLIPVVMLLGIGKVPGLMAVVVYAIPPIIRLTNLGIRMVDPDMIEAADAFGSSGWQRLRNVQMPLALPTIMAGINQTIMMALAMVVIASMIGVQGLGQPVLKAINNQYFTLGVFNGLAIVGIAIIFDRVSQAYGKRLQRHLEVVHG, from the coding sequence ATGGACTGGCTTACCACTTTTCCCCATATGGAAACCAGCAAACTGAGCGCGCTGAAACGTGCGATCGATGCCGGCTTCCGCGACTTCACCCGGACCTATGGCAGCGGAATCGAAAGCTTTTTCGATCCTCTCCAGTATTTCCTCGTGCAGTCCGAACGGTTTCTGACCCAGACGCCCTGGCCGATCATCCTGCTCGGCATCGCGGCCATCGCCTGGGTTGCCAGCCGCAACTGGAAGGTCGTTGCCGGCACCGTGATCACCCTGCTGATCATCGGTTATTTCGACATGTGGACCGACACCATGAAAACGGTGTCGATGATCCTGGTCTGCACGATCCTGGCGATCACGGTCGGTATCCCGCTCGGGATCCTCATGGCCAAGGCCAACTGGGCGCAGCGGATCATGAACCCGATCCTCGATGTGATGCAGACCATGCCGAGTTTCGTCTACCTGATCCCGGTGGTGATGCTGCTCGGGATCGGCAAGGTGCCGGGGCTCATGGCGGTGGTGGTCTATGCGATCCCGCCGATCATCCGCCTGACCAACCTCGGCATCCGCATGGTCGACCCGGACATGATCGAGGCGGCGGATGCCTTCGGTTCCTCCGGCTGGCAGCGGCTCAGGAACGTGCAGATGCCGCTGGCGCTGCCCACCATCATGGCCGGCATCAACCAGACCATCATGATGGCGCTGGCGATGGTGGTCATCGCCTCGATGATCGGCGTGCAGGGGCTCGGCCAGCCGGTGCTGAAGGCGATCAACAATCAGTATTTCACGCTCGGTGTGTTCAACGGTCTCGCCATCGTCGGCATCGCCATCATCTTCGACCGGGTGAGCCAGGCCTATGGCAAGCGCCTGCAGCGGCATCTGGAGGTCGTCCATGGCTGA
- a CDS encoding HAD family hydrolase — MPVGAILFDKDGTLFDFRATWAGWAEKFLLGVTRQDRARATEIGHHIGFDLPTGRFRPDSIVIAATPAEIAEELAPHLPEIPLHDLLERINDEAGQAPQRPVLRLDRLLDQLRGLGLVLGVATNDAEAPARAHLAGAGVLDKFDFIAGFDSGHGAKPAPGQMLAFAAAAGLPPGRIAMVGDSLHDLVAGRAAGMRTIGVLTGIAGAPELETHADAILPDIGHLPGWLAAHKDRPAQEPAPL, encoded by the coding sequence ATGCCGGTCGGGGCGATTCTGTTCGACAAGGATGGAACACTTTTCGATTTCCGCGCGACCTGGGCGGGATGGGCCGAAAAATTCCTTCTGGGCGTGACCCGGCAGGACCGCGCGCGCGCGACCGAGATCGGCCATCACATCGGTTTCGATCTGCCAACCGGCCGGTTCCGTCCCGACAGCATCGTGATCGCGGCCACGCCGGCGGAAATCGCCGAGGAACTCGCGCCGCATCTGCCGGAGATTCCCCTGCATGACCTGCTCGAACGCATCAATGACGAGGCCGGGCAGGCGCCGCAGAGACCGGTTCTGCGCCTTGACCGGCTGCTTGACCAACTGCGCGGACTGGGGCTGGTGCTGGGCGTCGCGACCAACGACGCCGAAGCCCCCGCGCGCGCGCATCTGGCCGGGGCCGGCGTGCTGGACAAATTCGACTTCATCGCCGGTTTCGACAGCGGCCACGGGGCCAAGCCGGCGCCGGGGCAGATGCTGGCCTTTGCCGCCGCGGCGGGGCTGCCGCCCGGGCGCATCGCCATGGTCGGCGACAGCCTTCACGATCTGGTCGCGGGCCGGGCCGCCGGAATGCGCACCATCGGCGTTCTGACCGGGATCGCCGGAGCGCCGGAGCTTGAAACCCACGCCGATGCCATCCTGCCCGACATCGGCCATCTGCCCGGCTGGCTTGCCGCACACAAGGACCGCCCCGCGCAGGAGCCGGCGCCGCTCTGA
- a CDS encoding VOC family protein has protein sequence MSLRYLHTMVRVKDLEKTMRFFELLGLREINRMDNEQGRFSLIFMAAPGQEDCAVELTHNWDGDEGLPSDSRHFGHLAYEVDDIYALCQHLMDNGVTINRPPRDGHMAFVRSPDNISVELLQKGKPLSPQEPWASMENTGHW, from the coding sequence ATGTCCCTGCGCTATCTGCACACCATGGTCCGGGTCAAGGATCTGGAAAAGACCATGCGTTTCTTCGAACTGCTCGGCCTGCGCGAAATCAACCGGATGGACAACGAACAGGGGCGCTTTTCGCTCATCTTCATGGCGGCACCGGGGCAGGAGGACTGCGCGGTCGAACTCACCCACAACTGGGACGGCGACGAGGGCCTGCCGAGCGACAGCCGCCATTTCGGGCACCTGGCCTATGAGGTGGATGATATATATGCGCTTTGTCAGCATCTTATGGACAACGGCGTGACCATCAACCGCCCGCCCCGCGACGGACACATGGCCTTTGTGCGCAGCCCGGACAACATCTCGGTCGAGCTTCTGCAGAAGGGAAAGCCGCTCTCCCCGCAAGAGCCCTGGGCCAGCATGGAAAATACCGGCCACTGGTAA
- a CDS encoding arsenate reductase family protein, translating to MTLYGLKNCDSCRRARRELPDSELIDLREHPLPEPLLQAAYAQFGEALLNRRSTTWRSLDSDERGRPVLDLLRAHPTLMKRPLIRRGEDLCLGWDAAARAALGID from the coding sequence ATGACCCTTTACGGGCTGAAAAACTGTGACAGCTGCCGCCGCGCCCGCCGGGAGCTTCCGGATTCGGAGCTCATCGACCTGCGCGAGCACCCGCTGCCCGAGCCACTGCTGCAGGCGGCTTACGCGCAATTCGGCGAGGCGCTGCTCAACCGGCGCTCCACGACCTGGCGTTCCCTTGATTCGGATGAACGCGGGCGCCCGGTGCTCGACCTGCTGCGCGCCCATCCGACATTGATGAAGCGCCCGCTGATCCGCCGCGGGGAAGATCTCTGTCTCGGCTGGGATGCGGCGGCCCGGGCGGCGCTCGGCATCGACTGA
- a CDS encoding cold-shock protein, with product MPTGTVKWFNTTKGYGFIAPDDGGKDVFVHISAVERSGLTGLPDNQKVEFELDSGRDGRQLATNLRLV from the coding sequence ATGCCGACCGGCACCGTGAAATGGTTCAATACCACCAAGGGTTATGGTTTCATCGCGCCTGACGACGGCGGCAAGGATGTGTTCGTTCACATCTCGGCCGTCGAACGATCGGGCCTGACCGGGTTGCCCGACAATCAGAAGGTCGAATTCGAACTCGACAGCGGCCGTGATGGCCGGCAGCTGGCGACGAACCTGCGACTTGTCTGA
- the mtaB gene encoding tRNA (N(6)-L-threonylcarbamoyladenosine(37)-C(2))-methylthiotransferase MtaB, with product MSAPKFSTLGCRLNAYESEAMKELSARAGLRDAVVVNTCAVTGEAMRKARQEIRRLRRENPGARLIVTGCGAQVDPEEFSAMAEVDAVIGNAEKMRPETWEMLAGETPAGKASTGDAPAAVRVDDIMAERQVSGHLIDGFGTRSRAYVQVQNGCDHRCTFCIIPFGRGNSRSVPAGVVVEQIRGLVGKGFNEVVLTGVDMTSWGADLDEGLRLGDLVRRILRLVPDLPRLRISSIDSIEVDDALMEMIAGERRLMPHLHLSLQHGDDLILKRMKRRHLRDDAIRFCTQARALRPEITFGADIIAGFPTETEAMFENSLALVEECGLTWLHVFPYSRRPGTPAARMPQVEGGTIRERAGRLREAGKRQLHRHLAAQPGRSHRILMESPTMGRTEQFAEVRFSAAQPVGQIVTARIKSIQADHLIA from the coding sequence ATGAGCGCGCCGAAATTCTCGACCCTGGGCTGTCGTCTCAACGCCTATGAAAGCGAGGCGATGAAGGAGCTCTCGGCGCGCGCGGGGCTTCGCGACGCGGTGGTGGTGAACACCTGCGCGGTGACCGGCGAGGCCATGCGCAAGGCGCGGCAGGAGATCCGCCGCCTGCGGCGCGAAAACCCCGGTGCGCGCCTGATCGTCACCGGCTGCGGGGCGCAGGTCGATCCTGAAGAGTTCTCGGCCATGGCCGAGGTGGACGCGGTGATCGGCAACGCCGAAAAGATGCGTCCCGAGACATGGGAGATGCTGGCCGGGGAAACGCCGGCCGGGAAGGCATCGACAGGCGACGCGCCGGCGGCGGTGCGGGTCGATGACATCATGGCCGAGCGGCAGGTTTCCGGCCATCTGATCGACGGGTTCGGCACCCGCTCGCGCGCCTATGTGCAGGTGCAGAACGGTTGCGACCACCGCTGCACCTTCTGCATCATCCCCTTTGGACGCGGCAATTCGCGCAGCGTGCCGGCCGGGGTCGTGGTCGAGCAGATCCGCGGCCTTGTCGGCAAGGGCTTCAACGAGGTGGTGCTGACGGGGGTGGACATGACCTCCTGGGGGGCCGATCTCGACGAAGGGCTGCGGCTGGGCGATCTGGTGCGGCGGATTCTGCGCCTGGTGCCCGATCTGCCCCGGCTGCGCATCAGCAGCATCGACAGCATCGAGGTGGACGATGCGCTCATGGAGATGATCGCGGGTGAGCGCCGCCTCATGCCGCATCTGCATCTCAGCCTGCAGCATGGCGACGATCTGATCCTCAAGCGGATGAAGCGGCGCCACCTGCGCGATGACGCGATCCGCTTCTGCACGCAGGCGCGGGCGCTGCGCCCCGAGATCACCTTCGGCGCCGACATCATCGCCGGTTTCCCGACCGAGACCGAGGCGATGTTCGAGAACTCGCTCGCCCTGGTCGAGGAATGCGGCCTGACCTGGCTGCATGTGTTTCCCTACTCGCGCCGCCCCGGCACGCCGGCCGCGCGCATGCCGCAGGTGGAGGGGGGCACGATCCGCGAACGGGCCGGGCGCCTGCGCGAGGCCGGAAAGCGGCAGTTGCATCGCCATCTCGCGGCGCAGCCGGGGCGCAGCCATCGCATCCTGATGGAAAGCCCGACCATGGGGCGCACCGAGCAGTTCGCCGAGGTGCGCTTTTCTGCCGCGCAGCCGGTCGGGCAGATCGTCACCGCCAGAATCAAGAGCATCCAGGCGGATCACCTGATCGCGTGA
- a CDS encoding quaternary amine ABC transporter ATP-binding protein, with product MADHTAAERAEPGTGIEVRNLYKIFGARPHDYIDLVRGGMSKTELNEKHHHVVGLRDINILMPEGRIQVIMGLSGSGKSTLIRHINRLIDPTVGEVLVNGEDVVKMDKAALRRFRRHQTAMVFQKFALLPHRSVLENSVYGLEVQGVPRKEQVERAMRWIERVGLKGFEGSYPNQLSGGMQQRVGLARALTNDAPILLMDEAFSALDPLIRTDMQTILLDLQKEIRKTVVFITHDLDEALRLGDRIAVLRDGEMVQQGTGQEIVLKPADDYISRFVREVNRGRVIQVETVMTPGAAAEGEAAVPVPAGTLLEDAAQILSREGVRIAQITDADGRPLGTLRLPDLIRAMVTRDQDEHTAPAPADPA from the coding sequence ATGGCTGATCACACGGCAGCGGAACGCGCGGAACCGGGGACGGGGATCGAGGTCCGCAATCTCTACAAGATCTTCGGCGCCCGCCCGCATGATTATATCGACCTTGTTCGCGGCGGCATGAGCAAGACCGAACTGAACGAGAAGCATCACCATGTGGTCGGTCTGCGCGACATCAACATCCTGATGCCCGAGGGCCGGATCCAGGTGATCATGGGGCTGTCGGGTTCGGGCAAATCGACCCTGATCCGCCACATCAACCGTCTGATCGACCCGACCGTGGGCGAGGTGCTGGTGAACGGCGAGGACGTGGTCAAGATGGACAAGGCGGCCCTGCGCCGCTTTCGACGCCACCAGACCGCGATGGTGTTTCAGAAGTTCGCCCTGCTGCCGCATCGCAGCGTGCTGGAAAACTCGGTCTACGGGCTCGAGGTGCAGGGGGTGCCCCGCAAGGAACAGGTCGAGCGCGCCATGCGCTGGATCGAGCGGGTCGGGCTCAAGGGGTTCGAGGGCAGCTATCCCAATCAGCTTTCCGGCGGCATGCAGCAACGCGTCGGGCTCGCGCGGGCGCTGACCAACGATGCCCCGATCCTGCTCATGGACGAGGCGTTTTCCGCGCTCGACCCGCTGATCCGCACCGACATGCAGACGATCCTGCTCGACCTGCAGAAGGAAATCCGCAAGACGGTGGTCTTCATCACCCATGACCTCGACGAGGCGCTGCGCCTTGGCGACCGCATTGCCGTGCTGCGCGACGGCGAGATGGTGCAGCAGGGCACGGGGCAGGAGATCGTGCTGAAACCGGCCGACGACTATATCTCGCGCTTCGTGCGCGAGGTGAACCGCGGACGTGTCATCCAGGTCGAAACCGTCATGACGCCCGGCGCGGCTGCAGAGGGCGAAGCGGCGGTGCCGGTGCCTGCGGGGACGCTGCTCGAGGATGCCGCGCAGATCCTGAGCCGCGAAGGGGTGCGCATCGCGCAGATCACCGACGCGGATGGCCGACCCCTCGGCACGCTGCGGCTTCCCGATCTGATCCGGGCCATGGTGACGCGCGATCAGGACGAACATACCGCCCCCGCGCCAGCCGATCCGGCCTGA
- a CDS encoding APC family permease codes for MSDTISNSPGVSTGEDKKFVQGAGLLRILGPAHIWALGVGIVLVGEYMGWNFSVGKGGAYAALIACWFAGILYSCVAMIDSEVTSTVAAAGGQYTQAKHIIGPLMAFNVGLYLVFAYTMLEAANAITVSFLFETIASMTGHDGLDPKPFIVLAIVFLAWLNYRGVLATLTFNLVITAIAFTAILILFLGTTPLFGESPLKHAELMTDLPYGWLGVLAAMHFGLWYYLGIEGTCQAAEEVRSPSRSLPFGTLAGVMTLSIAATLTWYICSGLMPWEYLGQSGVPLFDAARLSGSNMLMVLLGVGTLFATLASANGCINDASRAWFAMGRDHYLPSWFSAVHPVYRTPYRSIIFLVPIALIFALGAPLDQVITFSILSGLLEYTFMPLNVILFRRKWPLDSIKRGYEHPFHPIPAITLLCLCGVTFFAVFLGYGTQLVAMISFYIIVSLWFHFRRYRYVERAAQFTMPWPRPQGY; via the coding sequence ATGTCAGATACAATAAGCAATTCGCCAGGTGTCTCGACTGGTGAAGACAAGAAGTTTGTGCAGGGTGCGGGGCTGCTGCGGATTCTGGGGCCGGCGCATATCTGGGCGCTCGGCGTCGGTATCGTGCTCGTCGGCGAATATATGGGCTGGAACTTTTCGGTGGGGAAGGGCGGCGCCTATGCGGCGCTGATCGCGTGCTGGTTCGCGGGTATCCTGTACAGTTGCGTCGCCATGATCGACAGCGAGGTGACATCGACCGTGGCCGCCGCCGGCGGGCAGTATACGCAGGCCAAGCACATCATCGGGCCGCTGATGGCCTTCAATGTCGGGCTTTACCTTGTCTTCGCCTATACGATGCTGGAGGCCGCCAATGCGATCACCGTCAGCTTCCTGTTCGAGACGATTGCCTCGATGACCGGCCATGACGGGCTCGATCCGAAGCCCTTCATCGTTCTCGCGATCGTGTTCCTGGCCTGGCTCAACTACCGCGGGGTGCTCGCGACGCTGACCTTCAATCTCGTCATCACCGCGATCGCCTTCACGGCCATCCTGATCCTGTTCCTGGGCACGACGCCGCTGTTCGGCGAAAGCCCCCTGAAACACGCGGAGCTGATGACCGACCTGCCTTATGGCTGGCTCGGGGTTCTGGCGGCGATGCATTTCGGGCTGTGGTATTATCTCGGGATCGAGGGCACCTGCCAGGCGGCGGAAGAGGTCCGCTCGCCCAGCCGGTCGCTGCCCTTCGGAACGCTTGCCGGGGTCATGACCCTTTCCATCGCGGCCACACTGACCTGGTATATCTGTTCGGGGCTGATGCCGTGGGAGTATCTGGGCCAGTCGGGCGTTCCGCTGTTCGATGCGGCACGGCTGTCGGGGTCGAACATGCTGATGGTTCTGCTGGGTGTCGGAACGCTGTTTGCCACGCTGGCCTCGGCAAATGGCTGCATCAACGACGCCTCGCGGGCATGGTTCGCGATGGGCCGCGACCACTACCTGCCGTCATGGTTCAGCGCCGTGCATCCGGTCTATCGGACGCCCTACCGCTCCATCATCTTCCTGGTTCCCATCGCGCTGATCTTTGCGCTTGGTGCGCCGCTGGATCAGGTGATCACCTTCTCGATCCTGTCGGGGCTGCTGGAATATACCTTCATGCCGCTGAACGTGATCCTGTTCCGTCGCAAGTGGCCGCTGGATTCGATCAAGCGCGGGTACGAGCACCCGTTCCATCCGATCCCGGCCATCACCCTGCTGTGCCTGTGCGGGGTCACGTTCTTCGCGGTGTTCCTTGGCTACGGCACCCAGCTTGTCGCGATGATTTCCTTCTACATCATCGTGTCGCTCTGGTTCCATTTCCGGCGCTACCGCTACGTGGAGCGGGCCGCGCAATTCACCATGCCCTGGCCGCGGCCGCAAGGGTACTGA